In one window of Tubulanus polymorphus chromosome 3, tnTubPoly1.2, whole genome shotgun sequence DNA:
- the LOC141902820 gene encoding chromodomain-helicase-DNA-binding protein 8-like isoform X1 codes for MSDESLLSLFNSGSDNFLDGLTGNATGIGQPPGGNVGGMMQQGGMMLNTNMQPQGNFGQQNTMAMGTPTQKLHHYNDHEYHNYSQAPQQNAIMSPQHNQFGSPPNAGHMQANYGNMQPVPTSPQTPQMGMNQTQMWGQDPSMRGYMQQPQQYAMQQAPQPMMQQQPVRMPQPAQMHIRQANPQMMQQNPQMGMQQQPQQQQSQQQAFISHHDYASPMPNAGVQATTQRLTHFPAQQQANQFRVQNVSSSPNQNRIQVSSISNINSQQQHTAVAGGLYQQASQAQVQLTPSTQQQQQNFQQQAQMTAGQQQQQHYSYQQQPAQGMNEAPPLSHYPKTSPATQQYQQSGYQNIAVVQHPPPSPRPTPPPQSRTPTVNQNQAAYVGQTSLQQLEQMVPSHGTNTIAGTNTAANYPQTNQSTNQMQIVNNQQTFTINTAYNQINGNAATGVVTAGSANNIAATSQATNAQNTSAEIQQLQSQIQQLYSMPQNPQTQQNMLDLQERVRILKANQQQQVLQQQRQIQQHVVAAAAAPQPQTIRPVLLQTSQQQPTSTATTTTSRIITVVLQRPQTSSIVTSTNTIQIQPQQLHQQQAVIRPQQLRLIQQAPRSASPVTTLLKKTATATNASTATTQRMIVVQTKPVAAAAASNQPRVITLQSSGIQQQQQQQLQQAKKTPVIIQMSTPVASPGKINTPPPPPPGHVSLLQPRVHDTTPEPVSVPAVGLVETVVTETENKEDLEKLVKAQQLQDKANKIIQQAVAKAQEKGLTEIPKVVEPEALIDVECVDINKKKDKKPPRKRPSGDRKPKSDKEKKPLKEKKPPRERKLKPSKKKRPPATLLINKKRKRKSSEGSDVEAVIPSPHGSEDEELSGIEKRRSGRHSKRKRYIDTVDLNLSEEEDDTADTENNTTTPAVKTTQIFVDNPSEDEAIIVEKILGMRTRKIKRMKSIPAPTPAATDTGDEENVDVDNVGDVVLEEEEVEIEEFYVKYKNFSYLHCEWKSADLLTDKRIAMKIKRYKMKRMQAGTYFQEQDEDELFNADYIEVDRILEKAITIDPVTDEEVTHYMVKWQSLAYEDSTWELEQDVPNTKIEAYERYCHPPPEEDRHAIARPRADSWKKLDATPIYKNDNSLREYQLEGVNWLSFCWYNRQNCILADEMGLGKTIQSITFLKTVFDYGIKGPYLVIVPLSTLGNWQREFEQWTDMNVIVYHGSAISRSMLQEYEMYYKDEKGQRIPDLFKFNALITTYEVIISDVELLCQIDWRVTVIDEAHRLKNMKCKLHEGLKCFDLEHRVLLTGTPLQNNVEELFALLNFLEPQRFKSSEDFVREFGNLKTESQVDKLKGILKPMMLRRLKEDVEKSLAPKEETIIEVELTNIQKKYYRAILERNFQFLTKGGTTSNAPSLMNTMMELRKCCNHPFLIKGAEEQTVNEVKEQHGPNPEKVHEALVQASGKLVLIDKLLPKLKAGDHKVLVFSQMIRVLDILEDYLIHKSYPYERLDGRIRGNLRQEAIDRFSKPDSDRFVFLLCTRAGGLGINLTAADTVIIFDSDWNPQNDLQAQARCHRIGQQKSVKVYRLITRNSYEREMFDKASLKLGLDKAVLQSMNQQKNKQDQAQMTKKEIEDLLKKGAYGALMEDDTAGDQFCEEDIDQILQRRTQTITIDSEGKGSTFAKASFSASDNRDDINIDDPNFWEKWARKADLDADYLMHKNDLIIEQPRARKQTARYGNEDSILDMSDLSLDSEDSENNEYEEEDSKGKGKGKNKEKIMKRTRRSRKQKALDDAQQQIKDANPNGCYTRSEFFKVEKNLLVYGWGRWKDILLHGRFKRKLSETDAENMSRALIIYSLNHYYGDDRIKAFIWDLVNPAADSNACYKNHSGLSAPVPRGRKGRKAKKDSTEKSDQLREIMAKVDIDPERVITDEGYKKHLQRHANKVLLRVRLLYYLKQEVIGDEAEKVFVGLPANDIELNMPDTDGLIPVQWWDRHADKSLLIGTFKHGYEKYNIMRQDAGLCFLDRCGPPDGMALLAEQNDSDNEDTDAKLNAAPPGGKDDDEEFDEPLSPGRSTPASSSQNPKPVGEQACLDGKLPFPGISDLNTRLRRIITCYQRSHKKEQIKIQQKEKKMQKRQHFEAILKEREYAKRQSQQRWARREESDFYRVVSTYGVEFDKNTQQYNWERFRTLARLDRKFDETMTEYFLAFYYMCCKVCKKLKDGAIPPNDLYIEPITEERANRCLARVDLLNKIREDILYHPKLDAHLELCERAGDMPEWWIPGSMDRDLLIGAARWGLSRTDYHILNDPALSFREVYDAFKHELASEPAAAAICDKIVKEQSNEAAISEIVVKEENVAKDDNDSLTKVKQEETIGAQGKSDDDKSDLDSKPVKKEIDAKHETTEEHVKKEVGEDEVKEEITDVKTENDEQKMEVDKETTDVVESKDSESSESVKECKMEVESNAEEGETSKIRPETPQNDTDVDGNEGNMVNTYGQPVEENPGFGWPKDRTIFYRLEHICYCVEKGEWPVAKRFPSALQGESVSSTPVGTPIGTPTIDSTVEYNIRADTPDLASQVAMMMMYPEDLESEMVERESPVPYYNMGDGLKMTIQKKRKRRTKLEMEAERIVKLRELLGGRSSMQNMSSSSLAGGDLSSDRENDSDTNMTSLRIPVPHHRSEFLTNGAIEDYCSSRDNTDGESKTTIGRTSTPMCMGLGNSFKKKRGRKPKDVKLMEQRIAAAAASGSSSPRGHSTQINRHLLPLSKLGPDARIPVVSIEDGTRLTGEDAPKRSDLEDWLETHPGFMVDLPDELMDDELLMTSNDDQALHGGHHAHRNKQRRPRLDPTTLKPESLTGDENVSVINKVSGKRITGAKAPPLKHLAEWLQQNPHFYVDPKWSHLVKEKGNLPESLQSRLLKPSEKRGRKPAQQATLSQQMLAEQYTKAQMAALSAAANPALLAANMSKLPVSMASYANMAAMAANPMAYLAAYGLPVSTAVAGSSQSSKSKDGKDDGPEPGEKLPSSSAAASFPYLYSPLMYNSLISAAAAAQGLGNYSVPQNIMAQYAQLAQAQASMMNGVSSSTGGGGAASDSDEPAMSNKAKEDKPTTSGRRRSDAPQDLSMPKTTAATATKKSPAKSKNEKRSDYANSLDDEKPLDLKKSSKSDS; via the exons atgtcTGATGAATCACTTTTGAGTTTGTTCAACTCCGGATCGGATAATTTTTTAGACGGATTGACCGGCAACGCGACCGGTATCGGTCAGCCGCCTGGAGGAAACGTTGGCGGAATGATGCAGCAAGGTGGCATGATGCTGAACACAAACATGCAACCTCAGGGAAACTTCGGGCAACAGAACACGATGGCAATGGGAACGCCGACGCAGAAGTTACATCATTATAATGATCATGAGTATCACAACTACAGCCAGGCTCCTCAGCAGAACGCGATCATGTCACCGCAACACAATCAGTTTGGGAGTCCACCAAACGCGGGTCATATGCAGGCTAATTACGGCAATATGCAACCAGTGCCGACGAGCCCGCAAACGCCGCAAATGGGAATGAACCAAACTCAGATGTGGGGTCAAGATCCTTCGATGCGCGGGTACATGCAACAACCTCAGCAGTACGCGATGCAGCAAGCTCCGCAGCCAATGATGCAACAGCAACCGGTCAGGATGCCGCAGCCGGCGCAGATGCACATTCGCCAGGCGAATCCGCAGATGATGCAACAAAACCCGCAGATGGGTATGCAGCAAcaaccgcagcagcagcagtcgcAGCAGCAAGCATTTATATCGCATCACGATTACGCGTCTCCGATGCCGAACGCGGGCGTGCAAGCAACGACGCAACGTCTGACGCATTTCCCTGCGCAACAACAGGCTAACCAGTTCCGCGTGCAGAACGTGTCTTCCTCTCCCAATCAGAATCGAATTCAGGTATCGTCGATCAGTAATATAAACTCGCAGCAGCAACATACGGCGGTCGCCGGCGGTCTTTATCAACAGGCGTCGCAGGCGCAGGTGCAACTGACTCCGAGcacgcagcagcaacagcagaaCTTTCAGCAACAGGCGCAAATGACTGCGggacaacaacagcaacagcatTATTCATACCAGCAACAACCGGCTCAGGGAATGAATGAAGCTCCACCGTTGTCGCATTATCCTAAAACCAGTCCGGCTACACAGCAGTACCAACAGTCGGGATATCAGAATATAGCAGTTGTTCAGCACCCTCCACCATCTCCACGACCGACTCCTCCACCCCAGTCGCGTACACCGACCGTGAACCAAAATCAGGCGGCGTACGTCGGGCAGACGAGTCTACAGCAATTGGAGCAAATGGTGCCGTCGCACGGAACTAACACGATCGCCGGCACCAACACGGCCGCGAATTACCCGCAAACGAATCAATCGACAAATCAAATGCAAATCGTAAACAATCAACAAACTTTCACCATAAATACGGCGTATAATCAGATAAACGGGAATGCAGCGACGGGTGTTGTGACCGCCGGAAGCGCCAACAACATAGCCGCTACGTCGCAGGCGACTAATGCGCAGAATACCAGCGCCGAGATTCAGCAGTTACAGTCGCAGATTCAACAGCTTTACAGTATGCCGCAAAATCCTCAGACGCAACAGAATATGCTCGATCTACAGGAGCGCGTTCGCATTCTGAAGGCGAACCAACAACAACAAGTACTTCAACAGCAGCGACAAATACAGCAACACGTCGTAGCAGCGGCGGCCGCACCTCAGCCGCAGACAATCCGACCAGTGTTGTTACAGACATCTCAACAGCAGCCGACGTCGACGGCAACGACGACCACGTCGCGTATCATCACCGTCGTGTTGCAGCGTCCACAGACGTCGTCGATCGTCACGTCGACGAACACGATTCAAATACAACCGCAACAGCTGCACCAGCAACAGGCCGTCATACGACCGCAGCAGCTGCGATTGATACAACAAGCGCCTCGGTCGGCGTCGCCGGTGACGACGTTGCTGAAGAAGACGGCGACGGCGACGAACGCGTCTACGGCCACGACGCAGCGGATGATCGTCGTGCAAACGAAACCGGTAGCCGCGGCCGCCGCATCGAACCAGCCACGCGTCATCACGTTACAATCATCCGGcattcagcagcagcagcagcagcagctgcaacaAGCGAAGAAAACGCCGGTGATTATTCAGATGTCAACACCAGTGGCGAGCCCCGGAAAGATTAACACGCCGCCACCACCGCCGCCTGGTCATGTATCTCTACTACAACCTCGTGTACACGATACAACTCCG GAGCCAGTATCTGTTCCCGCAGTTGGATTGGTTGAGACGGTAGTTaccgaaacagaaaacaagGAAGATTTGGAAAAGCTAGTCAAGGCTCAACAATTACAAGACAAAGCCAACAAAATCATCCAGCAAGCAGTGGCAAAGGCTCAGGAGAAGGGTCTGACGGAGATTCCGAAAGTCGTCGAGCCGGAAGCCCTCATCGACGTCGAGTGCGTCGATATTAACAAGAAGAAGGACAAGAAACCGCCACGCAAGAGACCGTCAGGCGATCGCAAACCGAAATCTGATAAAGAGAAAAAACCgctgaaagaaaagaaaccgCCGCGCGAAAGAAAGCTGAAACCTTCCAAAAAGAAAAG GCCGCCAGCTACGCTTCTAATCAATAAAAAGAGGAAACGCAAAAGTTCTGAAGGCTCGGATGTCGAAGCGGTCATTCCAAGTCCTCATGGCTCCGAAGACGAAGAGCTGTCAGGAATTGAG AAACGTCGATCGGGTCGTCACTCGAAACGCAAACGATACATCGACACCGTTGATCTCAATTTATCAGAAGAGGAAGACGACACAGCTGATACAGAGAATAATACAACCACTCCCGCTGTTAAAACCACTCAAATCTTTGTG GATAACCCGAGCGAAGATGAAGCGATTATTGTCGAGAAAATACTCGGCATGCGTACGCGAAAAATCAAGCGAATGAAATCGATACCGGCTCCAACCCCCGCTGCGACGGACACCGGCGAT GAGGAGAATGTCGATGTAGACAATGTCGGCGATGTCGTCCTCGAAGAAGAAGAGGTCGAAATCGAAGAGTTCTACGtgaaatataagaatttctCGTATTTGCATTGCGAGTGGAAGTCGGCCGACTTGCTGACGGATAAACGGATCGCGATGAAGATCAAACGCTATAAAATGAAGCGAATGCAAGCGGGCACGTACTTTCAAGAG CAAGATGAAGATGAACTGTTCAACGCGGATTATATCGAGGTTGATCGTATTCTGGAAAAGGCCATCACGATAGACCCTGTCACCGACGAGGAGGTCACTCATTACATGGTGAAATGGCAGTCGCTCGCGTATGAGGACAGCACGTGGGAACTGGAACAAGACgtaccaaatacaaaaatcGAGGCGTACGAACGATACTGTCATCCACCGCCAGAAGAAGACAGACAT gCTATTGCTCGTCCGCGGGCCGATAGTTGGAAGAAATTGGATGCCACGCCCATCTATAAGAATGACAACAGTTTGAGAGAGTATCAGTTAGAAGGTGTGAACTGGTTGAGTTTCTGTTGGTATAACAG acaAAATTGTATCTTGGCCGATGAGATGGGTCTCGGAAAAACGATTCAGAGTATTACGTTCCTGAAGACCGTGTTCGACTACGGCATCAAAGGTCCGTATCTGGTCATTGTGCCGCTGTCAACTCTGGGTAATTGGCAACGAGAATTCGAGCAGTGGACCGATATGAACGTGATTGTCTATCACGGCAGCGCGATCAGTCGTAGTATGCTCCAAGAATACGAAATGTACTACAAGGATGAGAAG GGTCAACGCATTCCAGACTTGTTTAAATTCAATGCGTTGATCACGACGTATGAAGTGATCATCTCCGACGTTGAACTGCTGTGTCAAATCGATTGGCGCGTCACCGTCATCGATGAGGCCCATCGTCTGAAAAATATGAAGTGTAAACTACACGAAGGTCTCAAGTGTTTTGACCTG gAACATCGTGTTTTACTGACCGGAACTCCGCTACAGAATAATGTCGAAGAGTTGTTCGCGTTGTTGAATTTCCTCGAGCCTCAACGGTTCAAGAGCTCCGAAGATTTCGTACGCGAATTCGGTAACCTGAAAACCGAAAGTCAAGTCGATAAACTGAAAGGG ATTTTGAAACCGATGATGCTTCGTCGTTTGAAAGAAGACGTGGAGAAAAGTTTGGCTCCGAAGGAAGAGACTATCATTGAG GTAGAACTCACGAATATTCAGAAGAAGTACTACAGAGCCATTCTCGAGCGTAATTTCCAGTTCTTGACAAAAGGTGGCACGACGTCGAACGCGCCCAGTCTGATGAATACTATGATGGAGCTGAGAAAATGTTGCAATCATCCGTTCCTCATAAAAG GTGCTGAAGAACAAACTGTTAACGAAGTAAAAGAACAACACGGTCCGAATCCGGAGAAAGTTCACGAAGCTCTGGTGCAGGCCTCCGGTAAGCTGGTTCTCATTGATAAACTGTTGCCGAAATTGAAAGCCGGTGACCACAAAGTGTTGGTCTTCTCTCAAATGATCAGAGTGCTGGATATATTAGAAGATTACCTCATTCATAAAAG TTACCCATATGAGAGACTCGATGGCCGAATTCGTGGTAACCTCAGACAAGAAGCAATTGATCGATTCAGTAAACCAG ACTCGGATCGGTTTGTGTTTTTGTTGTGTACGAGAGCCGGTGGTCTCGGTATTAATCTCACTGCTGCTGATACTGTCATCATTTTCGACTCTGATTGGAATCCGCAAAACGATCTGCAG GCTCAAGCGCGATGTCATCGTATAGGCCAACAGAAGAGCGTTAAAGTCTATCGACTGATCACGCGTAATTCGTATGAACGTGAAATGTTTGACAAAGCGTCGCTGAAACTCGGGCTCGATAAAGCCGTGTTACAGTCGATGAATCAACAGAAAAACAAACAGGACCAG GCTCAGATGACGAAGAAAGAGATTGAAGACTTGTTGAAGAAAGGCGCGTACGGCGCATTGATGGAGGATGACACTGCCGGTGATCAATTCTGCGAGGAAGACATTGATCAAATCCTACAAAGACGTACTCAGACAATCACGATCGATTCAGAGGGTAAAGGGTCAACTTTCGCTAAG GCAAGTTTCAGTGCCAGTGACAACCGAGATGATATAAATATCGACGATCCCAATTTCTGGGAGAAATGGGCGCGGAAGGCAGACCTAGATGCCGACTACCTCATGCATAAG AATGATCTCATTATTGAACAGCCGCGTGCGCGAAAACAGACAGCACGTTACGGCAATGAGGACAGTATACTCGACATGTCCGACCTGTCGCTGGACAGCGAGGACTCTGAGAATAACGAGTACGAAGAGGAGGACAGTAAGGGCAAGGGTAAGGGCAAAAACAAAGAGAAAATCATGAAACGAACACGTCGTAGTCGTAAGCAGAAAGCACTCGACGATGCGCAGCAACAAATCAAAGACGCCAATCCGAACGGTTGCTACACGAGATCGGAATTCTTCAAAGTCGAGAAAAATCTTCTAGTCTACGG ttgGGGACGTTGGAAAGATATTCTACTTCACGGTCGTTTCAAGCGAAAACTGTCGGAAACTGATGCCGAAAATATGTCTCGTGCTTTG ATAATTTACAGTCTCAATCATTACTACGGCGACGATCGAATAAAAGCATTTATCTGGGATCTAGTCAATCCGGCGGCGGATAGCAACGCGTGCTACAAAAATCATTCCGGCCTATCGGCGCCCGTGCCGCGAGGGCGAAAAGGACGCAAAGCGAAGAAAGACTCGACGGAAAAGTCGGATCAGTTGCGCGAGATCATGGCGAAGGTCGACATCGACCCGGAACGAGTGATCACCGATGAAGGCTACAAGAAACATCTACAACGACACGCCAACAA AGTTTTGTTGCGCGTTCGATTGTTGTACTACCTGAAACAAGAAGTGATAGGCGATGAGGCTGAAAAGGTTTTCGTCGGACTGCCGGCCAA CGATATCGAGTTGAATATGCCCGATACCGACGGTTTGATACCAGTGCAGTGGTGGGACCGGCACGCCGATAAAAGTCTACTGATCGGCACATTCAAACACGGCTACGAGAAATACAACATCATGCGACAGGACGCCGGACTCTGCTTCCTGGATCGATGTGGCCCACCGGATGGAATGGCTTTGCTCGCCGAACAAAATGACAGTGATAA CGAGGACACTGATGCCAAGTTGAACGCGGCACCACCTGGTGGTAAAGACGACGACGAGGAATTCGATGAACCTCTGTCACCCGGTCGTTCGACGCCTGCATCATCCTCGCAGAATCCTAAACCTGTCGGTGAACAAGCTTGCCTCG ATGGTAAGTTACCGTTCCCGGGTATTTCTGATTTGAACACTCGTCTACGGAGAATTATCACGTGTTACCAGCGAAGTCACAAGAAAGAACAGATCAAAATACAGCAAAAAGAGAAG AAAATGCAAAAGCGACAGCACTTCGAGGCGATACTGAAGGAACGCGAGTACGCAAAGCGTCAGTCGCAGCAGAGATGGGCGCGGCGAGAGGAGTCTGATTTCTATCGCGTCGTGTCGACGTACGGCGTTGAATTCGACAAGAACACGCAACAATACAATTGGGAACGATTCCGCACGCTCGCGCGACTCGATCGTAAATTCGACGAAACGATGACCGAATACTTCCTCGCGTTCTACTACATGTGCTGCAAAGTGTGCAAAAAACTGAAAGATGGAG CCATTCCGCCGAATGACCTGTACATCGAGCCGATCACTGAGGAGCGCGCGAATCGATGCCTGGCACGGGTCGATTTGCTGAACAAGATCCGCGAAGACATTCTCTATCATCCGAAGCTCGACGCACATTTGGAACTGTGCGAGCGTGCCGGTGACATGCCCGAGTGGTGGATACCCGGGTCGATGGATCGAGATCTACTTATCGGAGCTGCCAG ATGGGGTTTATCGCGTACAGACTATCACATTCTTAACGATCCTGCTTTGTCATTCCGAGAAGTTTACGATGCATTTAAACACGAACTAGCCAGTGAACCAGCTGCTGCTGCCATCTGTGATAAAATTGTTAAAGAACAATCAAATg AAGCTGCCATTAGTGAGATAGTAGTGAAGGAGGAAAATGTTGCCAAAGACGACAATGATTCACTTACCAAAGTGAAGCAAGAGGAAACTATTGGAGCTCAGGGTAAAAGCGATGATGACAAATCCGATTTGGACTCAAAACCTGTTAAAAAG GAAATCGATGCGAAGCATGAAACAACGGAAGAACACGTTAAAAAAGAGGTCGGCGAAGATGAGGTGAAGGAAGAGATTACCGACGTTAAAACCGAGAACGACGAGCAGAAGATGGAGGTGGACAAAGAGACCACTGATGTCGTTGAAAGTAAAGATTCAGAATCTTCAGAATCGGTGAAAGAATGTAAAATGGAAGTTGAAAGCAATGCAGAGGAAGGAGAAACGTCAAAG ATCCGACCTGAAACGCCGCAAAACGATACGGATGTTGATGGTAATGAGGGGAATATGGTGAACACGTACGGACAGCCGGTTGAAGAAAATCCAGGATTTGGTTGGCCTAAG gatcGTACGATATTCTACCGTTTGGAGCACATCTGTTACTGCGTGGAGAAAGGCGAGTGGCCGGTGGCGAAACGTTTCCCGTCGGCGTTACAAGGAGAGTCAGTGAGCAGCACGCCGGTCGGTACGCCGATCGGCACGCCGACGATCGACTCTACGGTCGAGTATAACATCCGCGCCGATACGCCCGATTTAGCTAGTCAGGtagcgatgatgatgatgtaccCGGAGGACCTCGAGTCCGAGATGGTCGAG AGGGAGTCTCCAGTCCCGTACTATAATATG GGCGATGGATTGAAAATGACAATACAGAAGAAACGCAAGAGACGCACAAAATTAGAAATGGAAGCGGAGCGAA TTGTGAAACTGCGTGAACTGTTGGGCGGTCGTTCGTCGATGCAGAATATGAGTAGTAGCAGTCTCGCCGGCGGTGATCTGAGCAGCGATAGGGAGAATGATAGCGACACTAATATGACATCTTTACGAATACCG GTTCCGCATCATCGCAGCGAATTTTTGACTAATGGTGCTATAGAAGACTATTGCAGTAGTCGTGATAACACGGATGGTGAAAGTAAAACGACAATCGGACGCACATCGACGCCTATGTGTATGGGACTG GGCAATTCGTTTAAGAAGAAAAGAGGTCGAAAGCCGAAAGATGTGAAGTTGATGGAACAGCGTATCGCGGCTGCTGCGGCGAGTGGGTCTAGTAGTCCTCGAGGCCATTCAACGCAAATTAATAGACATTTACTACCGCTGTCTAAATTGGGGCCAG ACGCTCGTATACCAGTTGTCAGTATCGAAGACGGAACCCGTCTGACTGGTGAAGACGCGCCGAAACGATCCGACCTTGAAGACTGGTTAGAAACGCACCCGGGTTTCATGGTCGATTTACCCGACGAACTGATGGACGACGAGTTGCTGATGACGTCGAACGACGACCAGGCGTTGCACGGCGGTCACCACGCGCATCGTAACAAACAACGCCGGCCTCGTCTCGATCCAACCACCCTTAAACCGGAGTCGCTCACCGGTGATGAAAATGTATCTGTGATCAATAAAGTATCCGGAAAAAGG ATTACTGGTGCTAAGGCCCCACCATTGAAGCATTTAGCTGAGTGGCTTCAACAGAACCCACATTTCTACGTCGATCCAAAATGGTCTCATTTAGTCAAAGAAAAG GGTAACCTGCCAGAGTCGCTACAGTCACGACTTTTGAAGCCATCCGAAAAACGTGGACGGAAACCCGCGCAGCAGGCCACGCTGTCTCAGCAGATGTTAGCCGAACAATACACGAAAGCTCAAATGGCTGCTTTATCAGCGGCGGCTAATCCCGCTTTACTCGCCGCTAACATGTCCAAACTACCGGTCAGTATGGCTTCGTACGCCAACATGGCTGCCATGGCGGCCAATCCGATGGCGTATTTAGCCGCGTACGGTTTGCCAGTTTCAACTGCTGTTGCCGGATCGTCGCAGTCGTCGAAATCGAAAGACGGCAAAGACGACGGACCGGAGCCTGGGGAAAAGTTACCATCTTCGTCGGCGGCCGCTTCGTTTCCGTATCTGTACAGTCCGTTGATGTATAATTCGTTGATAAGCGCCGCGGCCGCCGCGCAGGGACTTGGCAATTATTCTGTTCCGCAAAATATTATGGCGCAGTATGCTCAGCTCGCGCAGGCTCAAGCTTCGATGATGAACGGCGTGTCATCTTCGACTGGCGGGGGTGGCGCGGCGTCTGACAGCGACGAGCCGGCGATGAGCAACAAGGCGAAGGAGGACAAGCCGACGACGTCAGGGCGTCGACGTAGCGACGCGCCGCAGGATCTCTCGATGCCGAAAACGACGGCCGCGACGGCGACGAAAAAATCGCCGGCGAAATCGAAGAACGAAAAACGATCAGATTACGCGAACAGTTTAGACGACGAGAAACCGTTAGATTTGAAAAAGTCGTCGAAGTCCGATTCGTAG